Genomic segment of Rhodococcus rhodochrous:
CAAGGGCAAGGACTACGCCGCGAAGAATCCCGACAAGGCCGACCAGTTCATCGAGAAGGCCGGCGACCAGGTGGACGGACGTACCGGCGGGAAGTACGCCCAGCACGTCGACAAGGCGCAGGACGCCGCTCGTCAGCATCTGGGTACCACCGACAATCCCGCACCGGGCACGCAGCCCGAACCCGGCGGTGAGCCGGGCCCCGAGGGCGGTCCGGGCCCCGAAGCACAGCCGGGTCCGCGTCAACCCTGATCACGGCAGATACGGAAGTACCGTGTCGCCGAAGGTGTCGATGAACGGGCGCTGATCCGGCCCCACATGGTGCAGGTAGATCTCGTCGAAACCGAGTTCGGCGAATTCGCACAGGCGGTCGACGTGTTCGGCGGGATCGTCGGACACGATCACTGCGCCCTCGAGGTCGCCGTCGTCGAGTTCGGCGGCGCGGGCCTCGAATTCCTCGGGCGTGGCGAGTTCTGCCATGAGGTCCGGCGGTAGGGCGTTCGTCGCCCACTGTTCCCGCGCGATCTCCCGAGCGCGCTCCCGCGTGGGCGCCCAACTCAGATGGACCTGCAGCACGGTCCGTCCGCGTCCGCCCCCGTCGCGGTAGGCGCCGAGGATCCGCCGCAGGTCCTCGAGCGGGGCGTTCACGGTGACGAGACCGTCGACCCGGTCGGCGAAACGACCGGCCGTTTCGGGAGTCAATGCAGGAAGCAGGATTTCGGGAGGGATCTCCGGCCGGTCCCAGACCCGTCCGCGGTCGACCCTCACCGCGCCGTCGTGGTCGACGACCTCGCCCGCGTGCAGGCGTCGCACGATGTCGAGGTTCTCGCCGAGGAGTTGCTGCCGTTCCTCCTTGGGTGGCCAGGAGACTCCGGACATCCGTTCGTTGCAGTGCTCGCCGCTGCCGAGTGCGAACCAGAAGCGGTGCGGGAACATCGATGCCAGAGTGGCGGTGGCCTGGGCGGTGACGACGGGGTGGTAGCGGAAGCCGGTCGCGGTGACGACACCGAAACGTAGGTCGGTGGTGGCCAGGGCCGCTCCGAGCCACGACCACGCGAACCCCGAGTGTCCCTGGCGGTGCGACCACGGCTCGATGTGGTCCGAGCACATGGCCGCCCCGAAGCCGGCCGCTTCCGCGAGCCGGACGTCCTCGAGCAGGCGGGATGGGGACGCCTGTTCGTGTGAGGCGTGAAAACCTATCAGCGTCATACCTGTCCGCTCCTCCGGTCGATCGGCGATCAGTACTTCTCGATGAGTGTGAGTGCAGCCGTCATGAGCGCGAGGTGGCCCAGTCCCTGGGGGAGATTGCCGAGGAAGGTACCGTCCTCGGCGATCATCTCCGAGTACAGGCCCACGTCGTTGGCGAGCGGTACGAGTTCGCCCATCAGTTCGGTGGCTTCGTCGGTCCGTCCCGTCTCGGCCAGTGCGGCGACCATCCAGTACGCGCAGGCGACGAACGTCCCTTCCTCCTTGTCGGCACCGCTGTACCGGTAGAGCAGCGGTCCGCGGCCGAGTTCCCGTCGCAGGGCATCGCAGGTGGCCTGCATGCGCGGACCCCGGTCGTACCCGCCGACGGCTCCGAGCAGGACGGACGCGTCCAGGCGATCGGTGCCGGGATAGGCGGTGTAGCAACCCTGTTCGTCCGACCAGCAGTTCTCCTCGATCCAGTCGCGGATGAGATCGCGTTCGCGTCGCCAGCGATCCGCCGTTCCCGGGATCTGCCCGACCTCGGCGAGGTGGACGGCGCGGTCGAGCGCGTGCCAGCAACTCATCTTCGAGTTGGTGTAGTGCTCGCGTTCGAGCAGTTCCCAGATGCCGTGATCGGCCTGCTGCCAGACATCGCAGGTGTGGTCGGCGATGCGGGCGAGCAGACGCGCGGTCGCGATGTCGAGCACGTAACCCTCACTGCTGTAGAGGGTCACGATCTCGAACAGGTCGCCGTAGATCCCGAGCTGCAATTGGCCTGCGGCCCTGTTCCCCTCGACCACCGGGCCGATTCCGCGCCAACCCGGAACGTCCAGTCGCCGTTCGTCGTCGGGCGTTCCGCCGTCGAGCCGGGTGAACACCTCCGCATCGGCGCCCTGATCGCGCACCACGCGGAGCAACCAGCTCATCGCGGCGTGCACCTCCTCGCGATCGCCGAGACGGATCAGCGCGTGCAGGGTGTAGGCGGCGTCGCGCACCCATGCGAAACGGTAGTCCCAGTTCTTCTCGCCGTCCGGGTTCTCCGGAACGGACGTCGTCGCCGCCGCGGCGATCGCGCCCGATCGGTTCTGCAGCAGTTTCAGTGCGAGCGCGCTCCGGATCACCGCGTCGGCCCAGGGGCCGTCGTAGTGCAGGAGCGTCGACCACTGCTTCCATCGGTCGACGGTGCGGTCGATGTTGGCATCGATCGCGTCGGCGTCGGGCAACGGCAGGGGCTCGTTCTCCGTCGACAGCACGGCGATCAGGTGCCGGGACCCGGCCGAGGTGGTGAAACCGCCACCGATCGAGCGGTGCTCGACCACGGGTTCACCCGTGCCGGACGTGCGCACCCCGATGCTCACGGTGCCCACCCGCAGGACAGGGCCGTGCTGGGTCCGGTCGCACCAGGGCTGGTACCGGCCCAGTCCGGTGCCGGGCGCGACCGTCCAGCGCATCGCGACCTCGCCGTCCAGACCTTCGACGCGGCGGGCGAGCTCACCCCAGGGCAACCGCCCGGCGACACCCGTATCGATCGAGTCGGTCACCCGGACCCGGCCCTGTGCGGTGGTGAAGACGGTGCTCAGCACGTTCGTGCCCGGCACGTATGCGCGTTCGACGGTGAACTCGTCGACCGGCCGCAGTTCGACGGAACCGCCCGCCGGTGCATCGAGCAGTCGCGCGAAGACGGGGTGCGAGTCGAGGTGCGGTACCGGATACCAGTCCACCGACCCGTCCTCGGCGACGAGGGCGACGGTGTCGCCGTCGCCCAGTGCGGCATAGGAGCGCAGGTCCGCGTAGCCGTCGTCGTCGCGGGCTGGGATCACACGCACTCCTCGCTGGGCCGGGTACACGGCGGTCGATCGGTTGCATACCCCGGCCGGGTCGGGGCAAACGACCTGCACGTTCGCGACGGCCGACCGCCGGCTGTGTCACCATCACACCGTGAACCGGACGCCTGGCACGGTGCCGTCGCGATGAACGGCGCGTGGATCCTGCTGGTCGTCATCGCCGGGATCGCGGTGACCGCCGTCGCGTCGCGCCGCGACCTGCAGGCCCCGCTCGTGCTCGTCACCGTCGGAGCGCTGGTGTCGTTCGTGCCGGGCCTGCCGAGGCTCGAACTGGATCCGGAGATCATCCTCGGGGTCGTCCTGCCGCCGCTGCTGTATTCGTCGGCCCTGCGGTTCTCGGTTCCCACCTTCCGGCAGTACCTGCCGTCGATCCTGCGGCTCGGCATCTACGCCGTGCTCGTCACGGCGTTCGTCGTGGCGTGGACGGCATCCGCGATGATGGCGGCGCTGACCTTCGGTGCGGCGCTCGCTCTCGGCGCCGTCGTCGCACCGACCGATGCGGTCAGTGCCGTCGCCGTGGGCCAGCGACTCGGACTGCCGAAACGGGTCATCGCGGTGCTGACCGGGGAAGGGCTGGTCAACGACGCCACCGCACTGACCCTGTTCACCGTGGCGATCTCGGCCGTCACGGGCACACACATCCTCGCCGATTCGCCGTTCCTGTTCTTCGTCTACGAGGTCGCGGGTGGCATCGCCGTCGGTCTGGTGCTCGCGTACGCCGTCCACCTGATCCGTGCCCGGATGTACGACTCGCCGCTCGAGACCGTGCTCGGGCTGGTGCTGCCGTTCGCGGCCTATCTCGCCGCCGAGGAGATCCACGCCTCGGGAGTGCTCGCCGTCGTCGCCGCCGGACTGTTCATCGGGCACCGGGCCACCGAGGTCTCGGTGAGCACGCGACTGCAGGAACGCGCGGTGTGGAAGAGCGTCGACGTGGTGCTCGAGACGTTCGTCTTCGCCTACATGGGCCTGCAACTGCGGTTCGTCCTCGACGAGGTCCGTGACAGCGGCACCGATCTGCGCCTCGCGTTGCTCGGTGCGGTGGTGATCCTGCTCGTCGTCATGATCGTGAGGCCCGCGTGGGGTCTGCTGCACTGGGGGCGGCGCGCGCTCGTGCGACCCGCCGGATCCGAACGCCTCGGCCGCGACCAGCTGAACTTCCGGGAACACGTCGTGGTGTCGTGGGCGGGTATGCGCGGGGTCGTCACCCTCGCCGCGGCCGGTGGGGTGCCGGTGGCGATCGCGTCGGGTGCTCCTTTCCCCGGACGCGAGATGATCCAGATCTCCGCGCTGGTCGTCGCCATCGGCACCCTCCTCATCCAGGGTGCGACGATGCCGTGGCTCATCCGCCGACTCGACGTCACCGACCCCTACGAGCGGCTGCGGACCGAGGAACAGATGGCGGTGGCCCGCAGGATCTCGGCCGAGTCGAGCGATCGGGTGCTCACCGAACTCGCCACGCATCCACCCGAGGGCGTGGACCCGGAGATCTACGACAAACTTCTGGCCAAGGCGCGCAAGTCGCTCCGGTCCCGGCAGGAGGCGGAGACCGTCGAGGACACGGCGGAGGACGCCGGAACGCGACTGGCCGCGCTGTTCGACGACATCCGGCGGGCGTCCCTGCAGGCGCG
This window contains:
- a CDS encoding antitoxin, yielding MGFMDSVKGLVNKGKDYAAKNPDKADQFIEKAGDQVDGRTGGKYAQHVDKAQDAARQHLGTTDNPAPGTQPEPGGEPGPEGGPGPEAQPGPRQP
- a CDS encoding TIGR03885 family FMN-dependent LLM class oxidoreductase, yielding MTLIGFHASHEQASPSRLLEDVRLAEAAGFGAAMCSDHIEPWSHRQGHSGFAWSWLGAALATTDLRFGVVTATGFRYHPVVTAQATATLASMFPHRFWFALGSGEHCNERMSGVSWPPKEERQQLLGENLDIVRRLHAGEVVDHDGAVRVDRGRVWDRPEIPPEILLPALTPETAGRFADRVDGLVTVNAPLEDLRRILGAYRDGGGRGRTVLQVHLSWAPTRERAREIAREQWATNALPPDLMAELATPEEFEARAAELDDGDLEGAVIVSDDPAEHVDRLCEFAELGFDEIYLHHVGPDQRPFIDTFGDTVLPYLP
- a CDS encoding Na+/H+ antiporter; amino-acid sequence: MNGAWILLVVIAGIAVTAVASRRDLQAPLVLVTVGALVSFVPGLPRLELDPEIILGVVLPPLLYSSALRFSVPTFRQYLPSILRLGIYAVLVTAFVVAWTASAMMAALTFGAALALGAVVAPTDAVSAVAVGQRLGLPKRVIAVLTGEGLVNDATALTLFTVAISAVTGTHILADSPFLFFVYEVAGGIAVGLVLAYAVHLIRARMYDSPLETVLGLVLPFAAYLAAEEIHASGVLAVVAAGLFIGHRATEVSVSTRLQERAVWKSVDVVLETFVFAYMGLQLRFVLDEVRDSGTDLRLALLGAVVILLVVMIVRPAWGLLHWGRRALVRPAGSERLGRDQLNFREHVVVSWAGMRGVVTLAAAGGVPVAIASGAPFPGREMIQISALVVAIGTLLIQGATMPWLIRRLDVTDPYERLRTEEQMAVARRISAESSDRVLTELATHPPEGVDPEIYDKLLAKARKSLRSRQEAETVEDTAEDAGTRLAALFDDIRRASLQARRQALIDARDRGELDDEILRDVLESLDIDEAAVEERIRRRRRDDGARGRDDDVQR
- a CDS encoding glycoside hydrolase family 15 protein, whose translation is MIPARDDDGYADLRSYAALGDGDTVALVAEDGSVDWYPVPHLDSHPVFARLLDAPAGGSVELRPVDEFTVERAYVPGTNVLSTVFTTAQGRVRVTDSIDTGVAGRLPWGELARRVEGLDGEVAMRWTVAPGTGLGRYQPWCDRTQHGPVLRVGTVSIGVRTSGTGEPVVEHRSIGGGFTTSAGSRHLIAVLSTENEPLPLPDADAIDANIDRTVDRWKQWSTLLHYDGPWADAVIRSALALKLLQNRSGAIAAAATTSVPENPDGEKNWDYRFAWVRDAAYTLHALIRLGDREEVHAAMSWLLRVVRDQGADAEVFTRLDGGTPDDERRLDVPGWRGIGPVVEGNRAAGQLQLGIYGDLFEIVTLYSSEGYVLDIATARLLARIADHTCDVWQQADHGIWELLEREHYTNSKMSCWHALDRAVHLAEVGQIPGTADRWRRERDLIRDWIEENCWSDEQGCYTAYPGTDRLDASVLLGAVGGYDRGPRMQATCDALRRELGRGPLLYRYSGADKEEGTFVACAYWMVAALAETGRTDEATELMGELVPLANDVGLYSEMIAEDGTFLGNLPQGLGHLALMTAALTLIEKY